The Oncorhynchus nerka isolate Pitt River linkage group LG12, Oner_Uvic_2.0, whole genome shotgun sequence genome contains the following window.
TCCTCCTTGGTGATCTTACGCTTTGGCACTGTAGGAACGGCTGCAGCTCCCGGCGTCACAATGGGATTGGTCAGCATCAGAAGGGTCCccactactcctcctcccactccgaCGGCGCCAACACTACCCCCGCCACCTACAACTCCCAGCGTGCCTGGCTTCTCCTTGTCCTTCTTATCTCGCCCAAGGAAGACGGGCACCAGGTTGTAGTCGCGGGCCACATTCTTGCGGCGCTGACGCTCCCGCAGCTTGCGCACGTACATGTCCACGTGCGCCCGCTTCATTTCAATCTCCACGTCTTCATCGTCGTAGTTGACCGACAGGCCGCTGATGAGcttctctgcctcctggtcataCTCAATTTCGTAGTCGTCGCGAAGGGGCATATAGCCCAGCTGCTGCTGCTCGCCCAGGGTCACGTCCAGCGGGGGCAGGGGGGTGGTGAGGCTGGGGGACAGGGGGGCACCGCTGGGGCAGGTGTGGTCCGTTACCCGGTTGGGGATACTTTCGGGGACGCAGGCCTTGCCCAGGTTGCCGTGAATGTACATTCTGACGTAGTGGTCCATCACTTCCTGGGGGGTCCGAGACGCCCCCACGTGAGTGGCCATGTCCTCCTgaaagacaacacacacacagggcagagTGTTACTTGGGAGGATGCTTTTTTTCTCCCTCATAAAATGCAGATAGTTACACATATAGGAATACATCACTGCAAgcatctagacagacagacactgcatgCATTGCTATAAACTATTACCATACGTGTGTTGAAATCCGTTGATAGGCGATACATACAACCTTTTAATAGATGACTAGCCTACATTATACTAAACGTTTTCATAATGCAGTGCGGGTTTGCAATGTGCGGGTTTGcacatatatatttacatttaacatttaagtcatttagcagacgctcttatcttctcttagcgacttacaaattggtgctttcaccttatgacatccagtggaacagccactttacaatagtgcatctaagtcttttaaggggggggggggtgagaaggattactttatcctatcctaggtattccttaaagaggtggggtttcaggtgtctccggaaggtggtgattgactatatatatatgcactataacaatttagctagctagttgtaATCAGGGCAAAAACAAGGTGGATTTCAAGGCTTGCAGAGTTGCATCGATATTGCCAACTCTCGACAGGACATGGCTGTCAGTCTGAAGTTGTCCAATGTATTGTCCAATGTATTCGGAGATACTCATGAAAAATAACACAGTTTAAGTTTACTAATTCACATTTAACCTATAACATGTTATGCCTGTGTTTGtattctagctagctagctagctatgagaCAAGTAGGCTATAAATTGAAATACCCAGTTTCCAAAGCCATATTGCTCGATCGCATCGAGTAGCGACTGCTCTTCCCTGCTAGTCCATCCTCCCTCCGCTTCGGGACCCCAGAGTGTGAAGCGCCCGCCGTCGACTTGCTGATAACCGTGCCATCGCCGATGATTACCGATTTCTGCACCCGCGGAGAAGCATTCCGGACACAGTTCGATATCTGGGCAGTCAGTACAGCGAAGTCTCAAATTCGTAACGTCTGCAAGGCAGTTTACGCAGTACTTCTTTCCTAGGTCGGCCATGTTGCTGGCTTCTTGCTTGTTGTTGGAAGCAGCAGTGTCGCGCGGGGAGGGCATGCGTACTGAAGTCTCACAACTGCGTCTCATTAATATTGATACGCATGGCGCAAACGCCTGTGATTGGCTTACATGCTCAGTTCATTGACTTCATTGACATACTTATATGATTTTCTAGCTTTTTTTTTGTCAGGAATACTACATTCCCATGGATGCGGAGGCAGagcaacaagacaatgacccttgTTCCAATCATATAGCCCTGAAAACACAGAGCTGAGGAACAATGAACAACTCCAGAAGACACAAGCTGTAGAGCCCTTCGAGGAGGTCAAATCCCCTAATGTTGATGACAGTAAGAATAAAGCTGTTACCCCTGCAGATGAGAAGGGCGGGTTAGTGGAGTCTGATAAAGCCTCACCTGAACAGGAAACAGATTGCACCTCAACTGATGTTGCTTCCATTgctctcctcgccccaacctgggcttgaaccagggaacctctgcacacatcgacaacagtcacTCGCAAAGCATTGTTACCTATCGCCACACAAAAGCCGCTGCTCTTGCAGGGCACCAATTGAATATCACAGATTGACACGTtactagcgcgcaccgctaactagcgagccatttcacatcagttacactgagacagagggagggaactcAGCTGCATTTGAGCCAGGCGCTGGAGATGAGTCACCCACATAAGCAAACCTACCCACGAGCTAGACATTTGAAGAGGGAAAGGGCCCGGAGATGAAGCCTCTCTCCCGCGAGTGGAGTTTTACACTCAAAAATGGCGACGATAACGACGATGATGAAAATGGACCGGCCAAACGAGACCCAGGGACCCACGAGAGGGAGTGCCCGCAGTCCTGTTCAGGTTGAAGAAGAGTAAGGCCCCAGCATCGACTACGAAGACTACATGAACTTCTTCATAGAGCTGCAGAAGGAGAAACAGAgccaggtcagaggtcagctcCAGATCAAGCGGGTGGAGTATGTCCGCAAGAAGACGGGTTACGACGCACATCCTAAGTAGGAGAAGGCCGTGTCTGACCAGGAGCAGCGCTACGAGAAGTAAATAGCCATCATGGAGGACCTTAAGTGGTAGTACCGGCGTGACTTGGAGGCGGACAAGCAGCAGGCCGAGGAGCTGCGGCAGCAGAGCCAGGAGAAGGTGGATTGCAAGGAGGAGTTTGTCGAGGACCTGCACCTCATCGACTTCGAGCAGATGAAGATCGAGAACCAGGCATACAAGAACGAGAAGATAGAGGAGCGCAACGAGGAGTTCCTCAAACTGTGCAAGAAGATGACCAGCACTGTCCAGGTACTGGCCCACCTGAAGGAAAAGCTCCAGTTTGTGCAGATGGAGAACCAGGCCGACGTGGAGGCGGTGGTGGCCAGGACGTGCTGACCAAGACCAAGTAGGCCAGGGATGGCCTCCGCATGGACAACCTGGCCTGCTGGGCAACGATACCCTTCTGAGGGACTTTGAGGAGAAGGTGCATGCCTCAGACGGCCTAGAGGGGAGGTACGCAGAGCTCTTACTGAAGTGTTCCGGGGTGAAGGAGAAACTGGAGCACACCAAACATACAGcgcagtgagggagaggagaggatacacGGGAAGACACGCTAGCAAATAagcgcacacacactgacacacacaggaatgaAAGAATGTGATCAAACACAATTGTTGTGATAGGGGAATATTTGTCATGCAAAATTACTTGCATGTTCATAAATGCATAAATACATTTATGAGTTATGTTTTCACATTTATAATAAATGTTCAGTTTATTCTACATGTCCTTATTCTATTATTTCTCAAAAGATCATAATAGGCTACAATCTCAGCTTTGATATGTACAGTGTGATTAGTGAAGCTCAATGATTCTGAATATGAAATGCTTTCAGTTACCTAATTAGTGAAAGACACCATTGCATCCAGGGGCGGAACTTTCATTGGGGACGGGGACGGGGGGGAGGGCATGACCCCCACCCCCACATTCTAAAATTGAAATTTTGTCCCCCCAGTTTTATTAATGCACTGTGATACTAAAAGCGGCAggggtgtgctttaggaccatgcggacgcctcaGAGCCCTCAGGTAAGGCTGTTTGGCGGTTTTAGATGGCTGAATTTAGGACCACTTGGACACGACAGAGCGCgcggacaggctgtgtgaagtcTGAAAGGTACAGTGCTGCTGTCTCTGTGCATGGTGAGCTTTTTCTCTGAGTTGTAAAAGCAAGCTGAACAGAAACAAACTACTCTTTATTtgactgatgtagctggcaaGGTTAACTGCTGTTTgactacacacaaaaaaaacatttatttccagtgctgagctagtagtgtaactgacatgtaaTGTTAGTTACAGTAATGTTTCATCCCCTCTACACTGAAGTTCTGTCTGAAGAGaatgaactagctagctagtagctaccacagccaGTTCATCTTTAGTCTCTATCtgtcaggtagctagctgtatcttaacagctgttgtgtgtatggaaatgttttgtagcctTTTTGTCCCATTTCAACAGAAGTAAATTCACTTGGCTAGTTTTCATCAGTTGATGTACCATTAGAGCTAGCCAAAAGTTGGCtaacgtcagctagctagctcactaaCTTTAGCTATTATTTTTGCCTCAATAATGCTAGACATGAATCAAACGATGAAATCAGCTGCCAAATGATTGAAGACTGATATTCGGACGTTTTTTGACAGCACAATGTGAGTTTTTATTAGAGTCAGTATAGTAATGTAacgttattgatctgtcagtttccctaGCTAATTCTCTATTTTTCACACTTACATGGTATAAATAGTTGTACAGACTACACTGCCATGGTGCACAGTCAGTATACAATACTATGCTCATCAAGTCTTAGCaagatcagatggtgacaggtgtcccAGCTGTGTCAGACAGCCAAGGAAGACCAGTGTAAGGAGCTCAGGTGAACTTTTCAGTATATTATAACAATCAGTGAATGGATACAAAGTTCCAACTTGAGTTGATGGGTAGGTCtacagtctggga
Protein-coding sequences here:
- the LOC115138204 gene encoding transcriptional adapter 2-beta-like gives rise to the protein MRRSCETSVRMPSPRDTAASNNKQEASNMADLGKKYCVNCLADVTNLRLRCTDCPDIELCPECFSAGAEIGNHRRWHGYQQVDGGRFTLWGPEAEGGWTSREEQSLLDAIEQYGFGNWEDMATHVGASRTPQEVMDHYVRMYIHGNLGKACVPESIPNRVTDHTCPSGAPLSPSLTTPLPPLDVTLGEQQQLGYMPLRDDYEIEYDQEAEKLISGLSVNYDDEDVEIEMKRAHVDMYVRKLRERQRRKNVARDYNLVPVFLGRDKKDKEKPGTLGVVGGGGSVGAVGVGGGVVGTLLMLTNPIVTPGAAAVPTVPKRKITKEEKEQRVKLRGMCQFMALREFEDFFDNMHKERVLRVKVRELQRYRRNGIARLDESAEYESARHKREKRKENKSVATSKTGRGGGLCTGGGGLGGGAGGGGVGGGAIKEEGKEGEFAAIENLSGFELLSDREKVLCNTLNLSPTRYLTVKTIIIKDHLQKRQGITSKSRLPGYLDKVLKKRILSFLTESGWISRDMS